In Mycobacterium sp. JS623, one genomic interval encodes:
- a CDS encoding acyl-CoA dehydrogenase, with translation MSHYKSNVRDQVFNLFEVFGVDKALGEGAYTDLDTDTATEMLGEMARLAEGPIAESFVDSDRNPPVFDPNTHEVKLPEPFKKSMRALLDGGWDKIGLVEELGGMPMPRALQWALIEHVLGANPAAYMYAMGAGMAQILWNLGTDEQKKWAVLAAERGWTATMVLTEPDAGSDVGAGRTKAVQQPDGTWHIDGVKRFITSGDADDIGENIMHLVLARPEGAGPGTKGLSLFFVPKFHFDPETGEPGERNGVFVTNVEHKMGLKVSATCELSLGQHGVPAVGWLVGEVHDGIAQMFDVIEQARMMVGTKAIATLSTGYLNALEYAKERVQGADLTQMTDKTAPRVTITHHPDVRRSLMTQKAYAEGLRALYLYTATFQDSAVAKALHDVDAELAVRVNDLMLPLVKGVGSEQAYAKLTESLQTFGGSGFLQDYPIEQYIRDAKIDSLYEGTTAIQAQDFFFRKLVRDKGQALAYVAGQVEQFVKNEAGNGRLKAERALLATALEDVQGMAATLTGYLMGAQENPAELYKVGLGSVRFLMSVGDLVIGWLLQQQAAVAIEALDAGASGDDRAFYEGKIAVASFFAKNMLPLLTSTRAVIDTLDNEIMELDEAAF, from the coding sequence GTGAGCCACTATAAGAGCAACGTCCGTGACCAGGTATTCAACCTGTTCGAGGTCTTCGGTGTGGACAAAGCGCTCGGTGAGGGCGCATACACCGACCTGGACACCGACACCGCGACCGAGATGCTGGGCGAGATGGCCCGGCTGGCCGAGGGCCCGATCGCAGAATCGTTCGTCGACTCAGACCGCAATCCCCCGGTGTTCGACCCCAACACCCATGAGGTGAAGCTTCCCGAGCCGTTCAAGAAGTCAATGCGCGCGCTGCTCGACGGCGGCTGGGACAAGATCGGCCTTGTCGAGGAGCTCGGCGGCATGCCGATGCCCCGCGCACTGCAGTGGGCCCTGATCGAGCACGTGCTCGGCGCCAACCCGGCCGCGTACATGTATGCGATGGGTGCGGGCATGGCCCAGATCCTGTGGAACCTCGGCACCGATGAGCAGAAGAAGTGGGCCGTGCTGGCCGCCGAGCGCGGCTGGACCGCGACCATGGTGCTCACCGAGCCCGACGCGGGCTCCGACGTCGGCGCCGGGCGGACCAAGGCAGTGCAGCAGCCCGACGGCACCTGGCACATCGACGGCGTGAAGCGCTTCATCACTTCCGGCGACGCCGACGACATCGGCGAGAACATCATGCACCTGGTGCTGGCCCGCCCCGAGGGTGCCGGTCCCGGCACCAAGGGACTGTCGCTGTTCTTCGTGCCGAAGTTCCATTTCGACCCCGAAACCGGCGAGCCCGGCGAGCGCAACGGTGTCTTCGTCACCAACGTCGAGCACAAGATGGGCCTGAAGGTCTCGGCCACCTGTGAGCTGTCACTCGGCCAGCACGGCGTGCCCGCCGTTGGCTGGTTGGTCGGCGAGGTGCACGACGGCATCGCGCAGATGTTCGACGTCATCGAGCAGGCTCGAATGATGGTGGGCACCAAGGCCATTGCGACCTTGTCCACCGGTTACCTGAACGCGCTCGAGTACGCCAAGGAGCGTGTGCAGGGCGCCGATTTGACCCAGATGACGGACAAGACCGCGCCGCGCGTGACCATCACGCATCACCCGGACGTGCGCCGGTCGCTGATGACGCAGAAGGCTTACGCCGAGGGTCTGCGCGCGCTGTACCTGTACACCGCGACGTTCCAGGACTCCGCGGTCGCCAAGGCGCTGCACGATGTGGACGCCGAACTGGCCGTGCGGGTCAACGACCTGATGCTCCCGCTCGTCAAGGGTGTGGGCTCGGAGCAGGCGTACGCCAAGCTCACCGAGAGCCTGCAGACCTTCGGTGGGTCCGGCTTCCTGCAGGACTACCCGATCGAGCAGTACATCCGTGACGCCAAGATCGACTCGCTGTACGAGGGCACCACGGCCATCCAGGCGCAGGACTTCTTCTTCCGCAAGCTCGTCCGCGACAAGGGTCAGGCGCTGGCCTACGTGGCCGGCCAGGTCGAGCAGTTCGTCAAGAACGAGGCGGGCAACGGCCGGCTCAAGGCCGAGCGCGCGCTGCTGGCCACCGCGCTGGAGGACGTGCAAGGCATGGCCGCCACGCTGACCGGCTACCTGATGGGCGCGCAGGAAAACCCGGCCGAGCTGTACAAGGTTGGCCTGGGTTCGGTCCGCTTCCTGATGAGCGTCGGTGACCTCGTTATCGGTTGGCTGCTGCAGCAGCAGGCCGCCGTCGCCATCGAGGCGCTCGACGCCGGGGCCAGCGGTGACGATCGCGCCTTCTACGAGGGCAAGATCGCGGTGGCGTCGTTCTTCGCGAAGAACATGCTGCCGCTGCTCACCAGCACTCGCGCGG
- a CDS encoding NAD(P)H-dependent amine dehydrogenase family protein, which translates to MLRVAVWGTGNMGATAIRSAVAFPGLRLSGVITSSPDKAEKDAATFARLETATGALATTDVDAALAACDAVAYMASGDIRPDDAVNDIARCLRTGKHVVTPSLYSLYDPRSAPPEWVERLTAAAEDGGASLLVSGVDPGWGNDALAIIAAGLCTRIKTINCQEIFDYSTYNQPYAVKVSCGFGGSMEEVPMMLLPSIPTMVWGGNIRLIARGLGLEIDEITEEVERLPLEESVDTVMGRFEKGTQGAFWLKVIGKSKGRERVIIDHITRIHRSCAPHWPQPDEGVGDHRVIIDGDPQLTIVSRADVPGGTRADGGNTTAANRLLGALNWLAHQKPGIYDGLAVPMQSTLPPEVEATRWAD; encoded by the coding sequence ATGCTTCGCGTCGCGGTGTGGGGAACGGGCAATATGGGTGCCACAGCAATCAGGTCCGCGGTGGCCTTTCCGGGCTTGCGACTATCCGGCGTGATCACGTCTTCGCCGGATAAAGCGGAAAAGGACGCCGCGACCTTCGCGCGACTCGAGACCGCGACCGGCGCCTTGGCAACCACCGACGTCGACGCCGCACTGGCCGCGTGCGACGCGGTGGCCTACATGGCGTCGGGCGACATCCGGCCCGACGACGCCGTCAACGACATCGCCCGCTGCCTGCGGACGGGCAAGCACGTCGTCACGCCGTCCCTGTACTCCCTCTATGACCCGCGGTCCGCGCCGCCGGAGTGGGTCGAGCGCCTGACCGCGGCCGCCGAGGACGGCGGGGCCTCATTACTAGTCAGTGGCGTCGACCCGGGCTGGGGCAACGACGCACTGGCCATCATCGCCGCGGGGCTGTGCACCCGGATCAAGACCATCAACTGCCAAGAGATCTTCGACTACTCGACGTACAACCAGCCGTATGCGGTCAAGGTGTCGTGCGGGTTCGGCGGATCGATGGAAGAGGTGCCGATGATGCTGCTGCCGTCCATCCCGACCATGGTCTGGGGCGGCAACATCCGATTGATCGCGCGCGGTCTCGGCCTGGAGATCGACGAGATCACCGAGGAAGTCGAGCGGCTGCCGCTCGAGGAGTCCGTCGACACCGTGATGGGCCGGTTCGAGAAGGGCACGCAGGGTGCGTTCTGGCTTAAGGTGATCGGCAAGTCGAAGGGGCGGGAACGCGTCATCATCGACCACATCACCCGGATCCACCGGTCGTGCGCTCCGCACTGGCCGCAGCCGGATGAAGGTGTCGGCGACCACCGGGTGATCATCGACGGCGATCCGCAACTCACCATCGTCAGCCGCGCCGACGTCCCCGGCGGCACCCGCGCCGACGGCGGCAACACAACCGCCGCCAACCGTCTGCTCGGAGCCCTCAACTGGCTGGCGCACCAAAAGCCGGGCATCTACGACGGGCTGGCCGTGCCGATGCAGTCAACGCTGCCGCCTGAGGTGGAAGCTACGCGCTGGGCTGACTGA